ACATCGTTTACGAGTTCAGGCGTGAGCTTTCGCATCAACAGGCGCAACAGGCGGGCTACGGGCTGGCGGCCCTGATTGACGGACTGTGGCTACGTGCCTCACTCAGCAACGAGCCGTTCAATCTGAGTCGCGCTCAGGCGCTGACCACCCATTTCATCAATCAACATTTGCCGAAAACCACTGACTAACCGAGGAGAGCGTATGTCCCGAATGGCAGAACAACAGCTTTATATTGACGGTAGATACACTGTCGCCGCCAGCGGTCGCACCTTTGAGACTACCAATCCCGCCAACGGTGAAATCCTGGCCACCGTGCAGGCGGCTGGCCGCGAGGATGTCGATCGCGCCGTGAAGAGCGCCCAACGTGGGCAGAAAATCTGGGCGGCGATGACCGCCATGGAACGCTCGCGGATTTTGCGCCGGGCGGTGGATATTCTGCGCGAGCGTAACGACGAACTGGCAACACTGGAGACGCTCGACACCGGGAAGCCGTTCAGCGAAACCGCCAGCGTCGATATCGTGACCGGCGCCGATGTGCTTGAGTATTACGCCGGGCTGATCCCGGCGCTGGAAGGCACGCAAATCCCGCTGCGTGAAACCTCTTTTGTTTACACGCGCCGCGAACCGCTGGGCGTCGTCGCGGGCATTGGCGCGTGGAACTATCCGATCCAAATTGCCCTGTGGAAATCCGCTCCGGCGCTTGCCGCAGGCAATGCGATGATCTTCAAACCCAGTGAAATCACCCCGCTCACCGCCTTAAAGCTGGCAGAAATCTACACTGAAGCGGGTCTGCCGGACGGCGTCTTTAACGTGCTACCGGGGACCGGCGCCGAAACCGGGCAATGGCTGACGGAACATCCGGGCATCGCGAAAGTCTCCTTCACCGGCGGTGTCGCCAGCGGCAAAAAAGTGATGGCGAACTCAGCGGCATCCTCGCTCAAAGAGGTGACGATGGAGCTGGGCGGGAAATCACCGCTGATTATTTTTGAGGACGCCAACCTCAATCTTGCCGCAGACATCGCCATGATGGCGAATTTCTATAGCAGCGGTCAGGTTTGCACCAATGGCACCCGCGTGTTTGTTCCGACACGGATGAAAAGCGCCTTTGAACAAACCATCCTCGCCCGCGTGGCGCGCATTCGCGCAGGCGATCTGTTTGACCCGGCCACCAACTTTGGCCCGCTGGTCAGTTTTTCGCACCGCGAAAACGTTCTGCGCTATATCGACAGCGGCAAGGCGGAAGGCGCAACGCTGCTCTGCGGCGGTGAGGCACTGCAAGGCAGCGGTTTTGACCACGGCGCGTGGGTTGCTCCGACGGTCTTCACCGACTGTCATGATGAGATGACCATTGTGCGTGAAGAAATCTTCGGCCCGGTGATGTCAATCCTGACCTACGAAGACGAAGACGAGGTCGTGCGCCGCGCTAACGATACGGACTACGGACTGGCGGCAGGCGTCGTAACTCACGATCTTAACCGCGCGCACCGCGTGATTCACCAACTGGATGCGGGGATCTGCTGGATCAATACCTGGGGAGAATCCCCCGCCGAAATGCCGGTAGGCGGTTACAAACACTCGGGCATTGGTCGCGAAAACGGCGTGATGACGCTGCAAAGTTACACCCAGGTGAAATCCATCCAGGTTGAGATGGGTCAGTTTCAATCCCAATTCTAACCAGGAGGTTTATTTGCATTTTGACTACATCATTATTGGCGCCGGCTCCGCCGGCAACGTGCTGGCGACACGCTTAACAGAAGACAACGATACCACCGTACTGCTGCTGGAAGCAGGCGGTCCGGATTATCGCGCCGACTTTCGCACCCAGATGCCCGCCGCCCTCGCCTTCCCCTTACAGGGCAGGCGCTATAACTGGGCCTATGAAACCGAACCGGAACCGTACATGAACTATCGCCGCATGGAGTGCGGGCGAGGAAAGGGGCTGGGCGGTTCGTCACTGATTAACGGCATGTGTTATATCCGCGGCAATGCTCTGGATCTTGATAACTGGGCGCAGGAGCCGGGTCTCGAGCACTGGAGCTACCTCGATTGCCTGCCCTACTACCGTAAAGCGGAGTCCCGTGATACCGGCGCGAACGACTATCACGGCGGCGAAGGCCCGGTGAACGTCACCACCCCAAAGCACAATAACAATCCGTTGTTCCATGCGATGGTTGAAGCTGGCGTCCAGGCCGGATATCCACGTACCGACGATCTCAACGGCTACCAGCAGGAAGGTTTTGGTCCGATGGACAGAACCGTCACGCCGCGAGGTCGTCGCGCCAGCACCGCGCGGGGCTATCTTGATCAGGCCCGGAAGCGCCCGAATCTGACCATCATCACCCATGCCCTGACCGACCGTATTCTCTTTGACGGTAAAAAAGCGATGGGCGTGGAGTGGCTGGAAGGCGACAGCACGATTGCGAACAAAGCGACCGCACGCAAAGAAGTGCTGCTCTGTGCCGGGGCGATTGCCTCGCCGCAGATCCTGCAACGTTCCGGCGTGGGCGACGCGGCGCTGCTCAACGCCTTTGCTATTCCGCTGGTACACCCTCTGCCTGGCGTCGGCGAAAACCTGCAGGATCATCTGGAGATGTACCTGCAATATGAATGCAAAGAACCGGTGTCGCTCTACCCTGCCCTGCAATGGTGGAACCAGCCGAAGATTGGCGCCCAGTGGTTATTCGCCGGCACTGGCACGGGCGCCAGCAACCATTTTGAAGCGGGAGGTTTTATCCGCAGCCATGACGGGTTTGCCTGGCCGAACCTTCAGTACCATTTTCT
This Citrobacter enshiensis DNA region includes the following protein-coding sequences:
- the betB gene encoding betaine-aldehyde dehydrogenase, encoding MSRMAEQQLYIDGRYTVAASGRTFETTNPANGEILATVQAAGREDVDRAVKSAQRGQKIWAAMTAMERSRILRRAVDILRERNDELATLETLDTGKPFSETASVDIVTGADVLEYYAGLIPALEGTQIPLRETSFVYTRREPLGVVAGIGAWNYPIQIALWKSAPALAAGNAMIFKPSEITPLTALKLAEIYTEAGLPDGVFNVLPGTGAETGQWLTEHPGIAKVSFTGGVASGKKVMANSAASSLKEVTMELGGKSPLIIFEDANLNLAADIAMMANFYSSGQVCTNGTRVFVPTRMKSAFEQTILARVARIRAGDLFDPATNFGPLVSFSHRENVLRYIDSGKAEGATLLCGGEALQGSGFDHGAWVAPTVFTDCHDEMTIVREEIFGPVMSILTYEDEDEVVRRANDTDYGLAAGVVTHDLNRAHRVIHQLDAGICWINTWGESPAEMPVGGYKHSGIGRENGVMTLQSYTQVKSIQVEMGQFQSQF
- the betA gene encoding choline dehydrogenase codes for the protein MHFDYIIIGAGSAGNVLATRLTEDNDTTVLLLEAGGPDYRADFRTQMPAALAFPLQGRRYNWAYETEPEPYMNYRRMECGRGKGLGGSSLINGMCYIRGNALDLDNWAQEPGLEHWSYLDCLPYYRKAESRDTGANDYHGGEGPVNVTTPKHNNNPLFHAMVEAGVQAGYPRTDDLNGYQQEGFGPMDRTVTPRGRRASTARGYLDQARKRPNLTIITHALTDRILFDGKKAMGVEWLEGDSTIANKATARKEVLLCAGAIASPQILQRSGVGDAALLNAFAIPLVHPLPGVGENLQDHLEMYLQYECKEPVSLYPALQWWNQPKIGAQWLFAGTGTGASNHFEAGGFIRSHDGFAWPNLQYHFLPVAINYNGSNAVKEHGFQCHVGSMRSPSRGHVHLTSRDPREHPAILFNYMSAEQDWQEFRDAIRITREIINQPALDKYRGREISPGIDCQTDEQLDAFVRDHAETAFHPCGTCKMGYDEMAVVDGEGRVHGAENLRVVDASIMPHIITGNLNATTIMIGEKIADAIRGRTPLAKSTARYYVAGDTPVRTAPQR